The Macadamia integrifolia cultivar HAES 741 chromosome 4, SCU_Mint_v3, whole genome shotgun sequence genome contains the following window.
GcttttagggtttcaaaattAAATCTTAGCACAGATAGAGAAGGAGTGGCTCTGAAGATGACGGATGTGATCCTTCACGTTTACGATGTAACCAACAGTGGTTCTGAAAAGACGAACAACACCATAATGCAGATtaacaagatcttcaaggacgGTATGGGTTTGGGAGGTATCTTCCATAGCGCAGTTCAGGTCAgttctttttttgttcttattattatttcaagAATGTGTGCTCGTTTGGATCCAAATCTGGACCTTTTTATGGGGAACTTGTTCGGGTCTAGTGTTTTTCATAAGTTTTCTTACAATTGTGCATTGTTGTTTATTGTCAACAGATTCTTTCATTCTATGCTTAGTTGTTTTTGAACAGTtatcttttttctgttttcgtTCCTGACCTCCTTGTGAAGATTTCTTTATGATTATAAGATTATGGAAGGATTTGTAGATTCCGGAAGTGGTCGTTTTATGAAAAACCATTGAAGAATCTTAGAATTTCAAGTTGAACATGCGCAAGCCCAACTTCCCTGTTAGGGATCGGTAATTTCCTGGAGAATGTTGTTTCAATTTTATAGTGAAGTTTCTAATGTTTAGGACTCAAATGTTCTCGGAAGGAAGTTTGCCTTCTTTCATTTTTCGTCTTCCTTAGAAATTCctttgaatcttccattctttgcaAACTTTTAAGAAGGGGGATTGAAACTTCTTTTTCTCccaatttcatcttcttcctcgtGGTGGTCAGCTAAGGCAGACTAGACAGATCTTTGTATGTTGTATAGGGCTGTATAGAGTCTAAAATTTTGGGTTGCAGAAGCAGGATcaagggaaagagggtaaacTATGCGGGCCTTGTTTTGGGATAAGGATTTTCTCatttgagcaaaaaaaaaaaaaaaaaaaaaaaatgagaaacagAGGGGGGAAGTTGGAAAGAAAGAACAATAATCAAAGTTGCTTATTAGATTAATTTTCAGATGCACTCTAGGCATCTCAGCACACTTACACTTCAGTATGTTTAATCAAGTCTCAAACCAACAGCAACTCAGAAATATTATTCATTAAGGAATGCAAAAAATAAAGCTTAAGTAAACTTAGTATAGACATCTCATGAGAAGGGTTGAGGTACCTCAACTTGAACTCCAAAATGGATTTATGCTATCACAGACTGAGACTAGTATCTTGCTAGTGTGTTGACCATATATGTCCCAAATCTAATAGGTTTTGGAGATCTTTCGTTTCTTTTACTGAAAGACCTCTCACATCATACCAAAGCTAGATAAAATCGATAGGTTTTGATTCCCCCAAAATAAAGCCTTAAAGTATAGTAATGTGAATTCGCAAAGTGAGATGTGGAAATAAACTTCAGAGAGATTTTTGTGGCCTATGATCCCATGAGATCCCATCTCTGGGATACACTTGTGTGGTCCTCAAATTGAACCCAGCCCCCACTTTGCAATTGTGGCTTGATCGTACTCTAGTTTTGGGCATGCATCAGTTGGCTTCATTGATTTCATTTTGTTTCCTGATATTCTTTTTGGCACTTTATACGAGCATTTCTTTGGAGTTTGGAGTTCCTAAGTAGCAGTGATGTGTACGGACAGTATTTTGAGTAGAGAATATTGTAATTGTACTCATGATGTGCCCGTTATTCTTGGTAGTTCTCTTGGCCTGAGATATGTGTTCTGCCTCTTGGCTTTCTccatttgggctgaaacttgacatgagaTAAGAGGTCCTTGGGTCACCCgttccacaaaatttcagccctACCTAACATGTCATGTGGCAGTATGATTCAGTAGCACTTGACTGGTTGGACcggcatgaccggctttggaaacGAAACCTGGATGGAACTAGTCCAACAAGGATTTTTGGCCCCCAAACCTGGATGGAACTAGTCCAACCCGGTTTTTTGGTCTAATaagggttggaagtagtttGGGTTATtcttatgtcttttatttgctTGGGGTGGGATACGTGGGAGCATGCTCGTTATTTTGAACTCTATTTAAGTATTAGAGTAGGATTGATATAGATATAGTTTGATTACAATTTTCAGTTAAACATTTTAATTAGGACTCTTTTGAATTCTGTCTATTTATACAGTGTAATCCAACGATGGAAATTCAGATTTGAAATAGAAAAGTATTGGTTGCTCAATCTGAGTGTGATGATTATGTGATCCCCCCCCGACGAGAGGGAGATTCTGTACCCCCCCCCTCACTTGCAACTCTGAGACTCTCagatttcttcccttctctaacTGGCCCTCCATGGTTATTTTTTCAGTCTCAAGATACCCTCTGGACTGCGCAGACCATAGAAACCGTACCCAAAAGTCTAATGAATTCTTTTTACCCTttcatgattaaaaaaaaaaaagaagcagataGATTTTCCATCTTTGCCATATTATACTTGGTTCATCTTGCCCCAGTTACAGCCTTCTGCCTTGTTCATTGTCAGCTTACCTAACTCTTATCATTTTGATGTTGATcccattttaaaatttcagatctaCGAATATGCATTTACATAGGAATTCTTCTTGctcattttctcttatttatttcctttgttgttTCTGAATAAAACATCATTTCCTTATCATTAATGCCATATTCCTTGAAAATTAAATTTGATATTTCTCTGCATGGATGCATGATATTTTGTAAAGGCTCTCTTTTAAATAATAAACTCCATATGCAGGTTTACGGAAATGAGGAATGGTCATTTGGGTTTTGTGACCACGGCACAGGAGTTTTTAGTTGTCCTCATAGTAAAAATCCAATGTATACATATCGTGAATGCATTGTCCTTGGTAAGACAAACTTCCCCATCTTCAAGGTAAACCAAATTCTGCGGGAACTTAGCAGAGAGTGGCCTGGAAACTCATATGATCTATTATCGAAAAACTGCAATCACTTTTGTGATGAGTTTTGTGAAAGGATTGGTGTGCCAAAACTTCCAGGTAAATATGTATATTCTTTTAAAATTATCCATGGGTCTTGCTTGGGAAAATATTAACCACATATCCAATTcagtttatatttatatattcagTTCTTGCCATTTATGTTTTGCTAGTAACTGTCGTAAGTGACCCAGTGAACATCTGTCTGATTCACATCCATAACTTAAGAAAAAATGGTGCATTTTATCCTAAGCAGATGTCataatagaaagaaaagatTGGGAACCGATTACTATAAATTGAAGCTTATAAGCCATGTTATGGCACTTTAATAGTGAATGATTGCACAGACTAAAAGATGGAAGTGGCGATGGCACTAAACTTTATCCTGGAACTGGGAGACTAACTGATGTTGTTATCTTTTCATATTGGTGATGGATGGAAAAGGTTACAGACaaggggaaatttttttcccatgatCCTTATAACACACAAAGTAGATTATGGGTTGCCTGAGGTTATTTGAGAGCTTTGAAATATAAGGGATCTTGAGTGGATATGCTGACTTTGTTAAGGACATTTATAATCGAGTGTTAGAAAAATTGGGACAAATACGACAGTAGCAGAATAGGCTTACATCAAGGATTTCATTGAGACAGTTTATCTCTAATTGTTTATTAATGAGTAGATTGGGCATGTCAAGGAGAGGACCTGTGATCCCATGCTATGGTATATTCAGATGAAATGTTTTTGTTGACTAGGATGGGTTGAATGGTTATTGCTAAGTTAAGAAATTTTTGCCAAGGCACTGTAAAGCGACAAGACAGGCCTTGATGCCAGGGCAAATAGTTGCTTTACGTATCTAGGTGCCTAGGCCCAGAACATGAAGGAAACATACCGGGAATAAGGAAACATGCCTGGAACATATAAATTCTACTTGAAATATGGTGCTTTCCTTGGGTGCCACGACAACTGTGGTTAAACTTTTAAGGGATGCTCTAGAATCAAAAGTTTTAATTAATTACACATGCACTCACATAAAAAAAGAGTAACCCAGTGCATAGGGCTCCCGCttctgcagggtctgggaggggcaagtgtatgcagccttaccccctgcttcgcataagaggctgtttccaagtctTGAACCTGCAACCAACGTGTTGCAATACtacaacttaaccgttgtgccacatGCTCGCCCCCTCACatatagacccaaaaaaaaaaaaacacagattATTTAGTGCTACATTACTAGAAGTGTGTGTACTGCTGACATATAGACAAACAAATACACActtaaggctccatttggttgcaatgggagtttaaagggaagggaattgaaattttcatactttaaaaagaaatttttataatcattaccccatatgattgtataaactaaattttttttaaccgTATTTAGTGATGATATATTTtgcatattatagcaaagggttttggatgcaaaataaagtgaaattttgtaaccaaatatggaatgatttgaagttaatgttaaagtcacatgggtaatgatttcATATG
Protein-coding sequences here:
- the LOC122076203 gene encoding deSI-like protein At4g17486, yielding MTDVILHVYDVTNSGSEKTNNTIMQINKIFKDGMGLGGIFHSAVQVYGNEEWSFGFCDHGTGVFSCPHSKNPMYTYRECIVLGKTNFPIFKVNQILRELSREWPGNSYDLLSKNCNHFCDEFCERIGVPKLPAWVNRFANAGDAAMEVAGNTALRFRQAKTEIVSASKVAYRFLAGVGSNMSFTPESPSNSNGGSPRFQASWFRNLVSSVGHKPLDSELENQAEDTLQRQQQPTEQLHQNSRGVV